The segment TGTTCATCGCCGCCTGCATTGTGGGCATTACGCGCAAGGCCGTAAGCGGCGGCAGTTTGTTGGCGGGCGCCGGTATTGGTCTGCTGGTGCTGCTCGCCTGTGCCGTGTCCGGGGCTGGCGTCTGGACGCTGCTGCAGTGGCTGCATCCGGGCTGGCGCTGGATTCCGCAAGGCCAGCCCTATCGCCCCGTGCTGCTTGGGTTGGCGATTCTGGCGTGGGCGCTGCTGGTGGCATCAGTGATCTACAACGTCTTCGGCCGGCGGGTGCGCGCCGCTGGCCTAGGCTTGGGTGCGTTGCTATGGTTGCTGGTGAGCGCGGTCGCATTGGCGGAGGCGCTGCCGGGCGGCGCGTTCGGATTCTTGTGGCCATTGCTGGCGCTGCTCGCCGCCTGGATTGTAATCTTCTTCGCGCCCGGAGCCGGTGAGCGCGCGGCTTTCCGTCAAGGCGGCCTGTTGGGGCTGGGAGCGCTGCCGCTGGCGCTTTTGCTGGCGCCGCTGACCTGGATGTTCCTGATGCTGCTGCCTTGGGCGCAGGCGGGTGCTGGACTGGCGGTGTTCGCGCTCGTTCTGATTGCGCTGTCACCCTATCTGGTCCGGCTGGGTTGGAAGCTGACCGCAGCGGCGCTGGCGCTGTGCATGGGGCTGGGCGTCGCCGGTTTGGCACGCAATGGGCTTGCCGCGCAGCGGGCGCAGCCGGATAGCATCGTCTATCGCGAGCACTGGAAGGGAACGCAAGCGACGGCGCGATGGGTGAGCTACGATCCTGCGCCGGATACCTTCACGGCGCAATTCCTCGGCGCTCGTCCGGCGCGCGACGGTCGCATGCTGACAGCCTCCGCGCCCGCACTGCCATTGCCGCCGCCCACGGCCCAGATCGAGAGTGATACGGCCGCGCACGGTTTCCGCACGCTCTGGTTGCACTTCGCCTCGCTGCGTGGGGCCGAGACGCTTTCGGTGGAGTTGCAACCGGGCATGATCCCGCTGGGGGCGGTGCTCAACGGCGAGGCCGTCCGGCTGGATCCGCCCAGCAAGCGCTATCCGGCCGATGGCATCGTCTGGGGATTTGCCTATCACGGCTTGACTCCTGCGGGCATCGACCTGGTGCTGACGCTGCGCGCCGGTCAACGCTTCCGGCTGACGCTTACGGACGCCCTCTTTGGTCTGCCGCCGGTGCCGGGCATGGATCCGAAGCCGAGGGCGGCATGGCAGACTTCGGCGCCGTTTGAGCGCACAGATGAATCAATCGTCAGCGCTGACTATCGATTCTAAGGTGGATACACATCCACCCAAATAGGTCAGTCATGTGACCTGCACGCGCCAATGCTAGCATGAGGAATGCGGCATCCAGTCCTGCTGACCGCTTTCGCGGTGGCCCTGGCTTCAGGGTCACTGGCGGCGCAGGCGCCGGAGCAGCTTTCGGCCTATCAAGTTATCCAGCGCGCCGCGGCGCGCGCCCTGCAAGATGATGCGGCGCTCGAAAACTATGCTTACCACGAACGCGACATTATCTCATCGCCGGGCAAGGATGGCCAACCACCGAACGTGCGATCTGATGAAACCGAGGCCGTTTCCGAGGTGGACGGCGTTGAATATGACGAAGTGATTGCCCGCAAGGGTAAGCCGCTCTCACCGGAGGACGCGGCAAAGCAGGCGCGCAAAGCAGCCGCATTTATCCGCAAGCACAGCGGACCGCAGGCGCACGCGAAGGCGCTCGCGGAACAGGCGGAAGAGCACAAAGAGAGACAGGAGCTGCTCGAGGCGATCCCGGATGCGTTTGACGTGGCGTTTGCGCAGGAGCAGGCGCCGGCCGGGTGCTACTGCTATGCCGTGACGCTGACGCCCCGAGCCGGCTACCATCCGCGTGACAAGCATCTGAAGCTGCTGCAACGTGTGGCGGCAACCGTGTGGGTCAGCAAGGGCAGCTTTGCCACATCGCAGGTGTTTATCCGTATTCTCCAGACGGTGAGCGTGGGATGGGTGCTGGCGCGGATTGAACCGAACAGCTTTCTCACCATCACCAACCAGTACGTGGATGGACACTGGTTCGAAAAGAGCCTTAGCGGGCACATCGTGGCGCGGTTTCTCCTCGTCAAGCAATTCAATCTGCTGATGGATGAGACCTGCAGCGACTATCGCCAGTTCCGGGTCACGACGAAAGTGTTAACCAGCAAGGCAACGGTGCCCCACTAATGTTTGGCGTGATCGTGGTGGGCGCGGGGGCGGCAGGACTGGCGGCGTTCCAGAAGCTGAGGGAAGCCGGCTGCGATGCACTGCTGCTCGAGGCGCGCGAGCGCGTGGGCGGCCGTATCTGGACGATCAAGCCCCATGGCTGGCCGGCGCCTGTCGAGCTGGGCGCGGAATTTATCCACGGCGGCGTTACTGAACCGGAAGCCGCAGCGACAGCGGAAGGACAGGACTGGTCGGTAGTCGACGGCGAGCTGGTTCCTGTAGGCCAATTGGCCGAGGGCGCCGATGAAGTGTCCAAGCGCCTGGAGGCAGCTCGCGGGCCGGATCAGTCGTTCGCCGAATTTCTGAACGATCACTGCCGGGACCTGCCGGAAGAGGCACGCACGCGGGCACTGGCTTTCATTGAAGGCTACGAGGCAGCGGATCCCGCCCGCATCAGCGTTACGTCGCTGCAGCGGGAGTTCGCGGCGGATGGGGAGTGGGGTCAGCCGCGGCGGCCGCGCGGTGGCTACTCACAGTGGCTCGGGCGGCTGCACGCTGCGGGCGAGATCCAATTGGCCAGCCCTGTGCGCCGGATCGCCTGGGGGCCGGGATCGGTGGTCGTAGCCACACCGGCACAGGAAATCGCCGCCCGGGCAGCGATCATTACGCTGCCGCTCAGCATTTTGCAGCGCAACGAGGTGACGTTTGTGCCGCCGCTGACGAGCAAGCGCGCCGCGCTCGAGGCCCTGGCGATGGGCGGCGCGGTGCGCGCGGTGCTGCGGTTGGAGAGCCGCATCTGGAGGGACATCCGGGGAGCGACCGGCGGCTCGCTGGCGGACTTGCGCTTCCTGTTTGGCGGCCCCGGAGCCTTTCCGACCTGGTGGAAGGATCCGCACGCGGAGCAGATTACTGGTTGGGCCGGAGGACCGCACGCGGCCGCCCTTGCCGGAATGACGCAAACGGAGATCGGCGCGCGGGCGCTGGACAGCCTGGCGGGACTATTGCGCGTGTCGCGGCGTTTCCTCGATCGCAATCTGATTGAAGTCCACACGCACGACTGGCAAGCCGATCCCTGGTCGCGCGGCGCCTACAGCTACGCTTGCGTCGGCGGCGCCGATGCCCACGCCGCCCTCGCCCAGCCGCTCTCGCAATCCCTGTTTTTTGCCGGTGAGGCGACGGACAATAGCGGTCACCATGCCACCGTGGGCGGCGCGGTCGCCAGCGGACAGCGGGCAGCAGCCGAAGTGCTTGGCGCCATCTAACGATCCATCGCGGGCATCCAGCGCGGCGAGGCCGCGCGGCCCACAGGGTGGGATTACCGTGGCGAAGCCGCAAAAACGGAAGTATTGGTCGCAGGAAGTTACGCGCAACAGCAATGCGCTGGACCTGGAGCCGGGCGTGTTCAAACTCAATACGCCGCGGGCAATTGCGGCCTCTCTGCAACGTTCGGCGCTGGCCAGCTCCCGGCGCAAGGGCACGCCCCTGCAGTCCGCTATGTCCATGCTGAACTTTTACATCAATCGCGCCGGCCGCAATCTGCCTGTGTCGCGGCAGCGCATTCTGCAGGCCGCGAAGCCGGAGTTACGCCGCCAGTTCGGGCGCGCCGCTTAGGGGCACCGGCTCGGTCCATGTCCAGTTCCGAATTTCGGGTGCGTCCTCAAAATGGATTCCGGCATAAGCCACCGCGTCCCGGATGGCCTGTTCGCACTGACGGACCAGCGCGTCCCGCCGCGCGCCTTCCGGATATGCGCGCCGTAGAGCCTCGGCAGCGAGGTCGAAGCGGCTCATGTGGTTCAACGCCACCATGTCAAAGGGCGTGGTGGTGGTGCCCTGTTCGACGAAGCCGCGCACGTGAAAACGGTCGGCGTGCGGACGTCCGTGCAACACCGAATGGACGGCACGCTGATAGCCATGGAAGGCAAAGATGACGTGCTTCGAGGCGGTGAAAAGCTCAGCAAAGCGCTCCTCGCTCAGACCGTGGGGATGCACGTCCGGGGTGAACAGGCACATCAGATCGCATATGTTGACCACACGCAGCCGCAGCTCCGGGGCATAGTGGCGCAGCCACCAGGCGGCGGCGACGGTCTCCAGTGTCGGCACATCGCCGCAGGCGGCGAGGACGACATCGACTTGTTCGGCCTCGGGCGTGCTTGCCCAGTCCCAGGCGCTGGCGCCGGCGGCGGCGTGTGCCTCGGCTGCGGCGGCATCAAGCCATTGCAGTTGCGGCTGTTTGTCGATCACCAGGAGATTCACGGTGTTGCGTTCCGTGAAGCAGCGTTGCGCCAGGGCCAGCAGCGAATTGGCGTCAGGTGGAAAGTAAATGCGGGCAACCGTGCCGCGCTTGCTGAGCAGCACGTCAATCAGACCGGGACCCTGATGGCTGAAACCGTTGTGATCCTGCCGCCAGCAGGTCGAGGTGAGCAACAGGTTGAGCGGAGCCACCGGCGCGCGCCAAGGCAGCGCCAGGGAGGCTTCGAGCCACTTCGTGTGCTGCACCAGCATGGAGGCGGCAATCATGGCGAAGGCCTCGTACGTGGCAAACAGGCCGTGACGCCCGGTCAGCAAATAGCCTTCAAGCCAGCCTTCGCAGAGATGTTCGCTGAGGACTTCGAACACGCGTCCTTCCGCGTCGAGGTGGTCGTCGAATGGCAATCGTGTCAGCGCCCAGCGGCGGCCGGTGGCCGTCAGCACGTCATCGAGACGGTTGGAGGCCAGCTCATCCGGGCAGGTCAGTAGAAAATTTGTGGTATTGGCGCGTACCAGCTCGCGCAGCCAGCGGCCCAGTTGGCGCGTGGATTCGTGGTGCTCACGCGCCGGCTGTGGCACCGGCAGCGCCTGCGCATGCCAATCGGGAAGCTGCAGCGCGTGCAGGAGCTTGCCCCCGTTCGCGTGAGGATTAGCACCCATGCGGCGGTCGCCTTGTGGCGCCCAGGCAGTGATAGCGGGCTGTGGTGCGCCCTTGCCATCGAAGAGTTCCTCCGGCTTGTAGGAGCGCATCCAGGTCTCCAGCGCGGCCAGTTGTGCCGGGTTGCTACGTACGTCTTTGAGCGGCACCTGATGGGCGCGGAAGGTGCCCTCAATCGGCACACCGTTCCATTCTTTCGGCCCCGTCCAACCTTTGGGCGTGCGCAGCAGGATCATCGGCCAGCGCCGCTGCGCTCCGTGCAGCTCGCCCCGGCGGAGCGCCGCGAGCCGGTCGGCGGCATAATCCAAAGCTGCAGCCAGGCGTTGATGCACCGGCTCCGGTTCATCACCGGCGACCAGCAGAGGTTCGTAGCCGTAGCCCGCAAACAGCGCGAACAGCCGCGCATCGGGTGTGCGGCCGGAAATGGTGGGGCTGGCAATCTTGTACCCGTTCAGGTGCAGGATCGGCAAAACTGCGCCGTCGCGCGCCGGGTCGAGAAAGTCCACGCTCTTCCAGGAGCCGGCCAGCGGCCCGGTTTCCGATTCGCCGTCGCCCACAACCGCGACGGCCAGCAAGTCCGGATTGTCGAGCACGGCGCCAAAGGCGTGCGCAAGCACGTAACCTAACTCGCCGCCTTCGTGAATGGAACCGGGCGTGGGCACGCTGACGTGGCTGGGCACGCCTCCGGGAGTGGAAAACTGCCGGAAGAGGCGCAGCATACCGGCTGTATCCCGTGCGATTGCAGGGTAGATCTCGCTGTACGTGCCTTCAAGGTAGACGTTAGCGAGCAGCGCCGGGCCGCCATGGCCGGGGCCGGCAAGGTAGATGGCATCCAGCTCGCGCTTACGGATCAGACGATTCAAGTGGGCATAGATCAGGTTCAATCCCGGCGAGGTGCCCCAGTGACCCAAGAGGCGAGGCTTGATATGCTCCGGCCACAGCGGTTCGCGCAACAGGGGATTGTCCTGGAGGTAGATCTGCCCGACCGTGAGGTAATTGGCGGCACGCCAGTAGTGGTCAAGCGCGGCCAGTGCTTCCGGGGAGAGTGGACCAGTAACCGCGCTGGAAAGCTGTGGATCAAAACGGAACATAAAGCCTCCTTACGGGTCAGCCAGCACCGCGGCGGCCTGGCGGGCCATGACGAGTTCTTCGTTGGCGGGAATAACGCGGACAGAGAGGGAGCGATGGGGCGCGAGCCAATCCATGCCGGCACAGATGCGCTCGCGGATGACAGCGGAATTTTCTCCCATGCCGCCGGTGAAGACCACCAGGTCTACACCCCCGAGCACCGCAGCCAGCGCGCCCAGGTGCTTGCGCGCCTGATGCACAAACACCGCGGCGGCGAGCTGCGCCTCCGGGCGCGCATCGGCGAGTAGCGCCTTCATGTCGCCGCTGATGCCGGAAAGACCCTTCAGGCCAGCTTCCTGATTCAACAGGAGGTTGAGCGCATCCGGCGTGTAGCCGGCGGCGCGCAGCAGGTAGAGCAGCACGCCGGGATCGAGATCACCGCTGCGCGTGGACATGACCAGGCCGCCCAGCGGCGTGAAGCCCATCGTCGTTTCTACGCTCCGGCCGTCGCGCACGGCAGTAAGACTGCAGCCGTTGCCGAGATGGGCGATGACGAGGCGCCCGGGAAGCGGGCCTTCGGCACGCAACGCCGCCAACGCCGACTCGCACGAAAGCCCGTGGTAGCCATAGCGGGCTAAGCCGCGCTGGCGCAGCTCGCGCGGCAGCGCGATCTGGCGGGCCACTTCGGGCAACGTGCGGTGAAAGCTGGAATCGGAACACGCCAACTGCGGTAGAGCCGGGAAGGCGGCTTGCGCCGCGCGGATGGCGGCCAGCGCCTGCGGCAGATGGTCGGGCGCCAGCGGCGCCCGCGTTTCCAGCTCCTGCAGGAGCGCGGCGTCCAGCCGCCGGGCGCCGGGCCAGGCAGTATCTGCGGCGACGATGCGGTGCGCGACGGCGTCGGGCGCGGCAGGAAGCGAGTGCAGCGAAGAGGTGACGGCGGCGTCAAATTGCGCTTCGCCGCGCAGGGTCTCGGCCTTGGCACGGAGCAGCTCCTGCGTGCCGTCCCACAGTACCAGCTTGACGCTGGAGGAGCCGGTGTTGACGCACAAGATGCGCACACAACCTCTGATGCCGCGCGCTATTCCACCGTCACCGATTTTGCCAGGTTTCTGGGCTGATCCACGTCACAGCCGCGGCGCACCGCAATGTGGTAGGCGAGCAACTGCAGGGGTACGGCTTCGAGCATGGGCAGCAGCAGTTCCGGTGCGCTGGGAATTTCAATGACGTGATCGGCGTCCTCGCGCACGTTCGTGTCGCCCGCATTGGCCACCACGATCACTTCGCCCTCGCGCGCCTTGACTTCCTTCAAGTTGTTGAGCGTCTTCTCGTAGCGCGTCACGGAGGCGGCGTCATCGGGGTCGTGAGCGGCGAGAATCAGCACCGGCAGATTCTCGTCGATCAGCGCGTTGGGACCGTGCTTCATTTCCCCAGCCGGGTAGCCCTCGGCGTGAATATAGGAAATTTCCTTGAGCTTCAGAGCGCCTTCGAGCGCGATGGGGTAGTGAATGCCGCGACCGAGATAGAGGAAATCGCGGGCACGATAGAAGCGCCGCGCCAGCAGTTCATACTCCTCATCGCGGTTGAGCAGGGACTCCAGTTTCGCGGGAATTTTGTCGAGTTCGGCCATGAGGCTGCGGGCCGCATCGGCGCTGAGCGTGCCGCGCGTGCGGCCCAGGTAAAGGCCGAGAATCACCAGCGCCGCCAGTTGTGTGGTGAAGGATTTGGTCGAGGCCACGCCGATTTCCGGCCCGGCGTGGGTGACCAGCGCGCCTTGCGCCTCGCGCATCAGCATGCTGCCCACCACGTTGACAATGGCGAGCGTTTTCGAGCCGCGCTCGCGCGCCTCGCGCAGCGCCGCCAGCGTGTCGGCGGTCTCGCCCGACTGGGAGATCAGGAGGGTGAGTTGATCCGGCTGCACCAGCGGGTCGCGGTAGCGGAACTCGCTGCCGTAGTCGACCTCGGTCGGAATGCGCGCCAGCGCCTCCAGGATGAACTTGCCGGCCAGCGCCGCATGCCAGGAGGTGCCGCAGGCGACGATGCGGGCAGAGTGGAGGCTGCGGAAGTCCTCTGCAGTCAACTCCATCTCGTCCAGAAACACTTCGCCCCGCTCGCGCGAAATGCGGCCCAGCAGCGTGTCGCGCACTGCCCGCGGCTGCTCGTAGATCTCCTTGAGCATGAAATGCTTGAAGCCGCCTTTTTCCGCCATGATCGGATCCCAGGTGATGTGGGTGATCTCGCGGTTCACCGGATGCCCCTGAAAATCCATCAGCCGGACGCCATGCGGATTGAGTACGGCCACGTCGCCATCCGCGAGGAAAAAGACATCGCGGGTATGATGCAGCAGCGCCGGGATGTCGCTGGCCACGAAGAACTCGTCGTTGCCAAGGCCAATAACCGCCGGCGGACCGTTGCGCACCGCCACGATTTTTTCCGGATCAAGGGTCGAAATGATGGCCAGCGCGTAGACGCCGCTCAGGCGCGGCAGCACGGCCAGCACGGCGGCCTCCAGCGTCTGTGCGCCCTGCCGCATCTGCTCTTCCACCAGGTGGGCCACCACTTCGGTATCCGTTTCGGTGCGGAAGGTGTGGCCGGCTGCGGTTAACTCGTGCTTCAGCGCCATGTAGTTCTCGATAATGCCGTTGTGCACGACCACGATTTCGTCGTGACAGTCGCGATGGGGATGGGCGTTCTCTTCCGTCGGTCGCCCATGCGTCGCCCAGCGGGTGTGGCCGATGCCGTAATGGCCGCTGAGCGGCTGTGCGCGAATGGCTTCTTCCAGGTTGCGCAGCTTCCCCTGTGCACGGCGGATTTCCAGCGTCGCTGGCCCGGTTGTGCCATTGCGGACCACGGCGATGCCGGCGGAGTCGTAGCCGCGGTACTCCAGCCGCTTCAGGCCATCCAGAATGACCGGGACGACCGGCTTGTTGCCGATGTAGCCAACGATGCCGCACATGTCGCGCTGCTACGCCTCCCAGCGGATGGAGAAATCTTCAATAACCGGATTGGTCAGCACTTCGCGCGCGGCGCGTTCCACCTGGCGCCTGGCTTCCGCTTCATCGACGCCGTCCGGCAAGCGCACCTCGAACAGTTTCGCCTGCCGCAGTTCGGTAATCGCGCCGTAGCCCAGCCGCTGTAAGGCGTCCTGAATCGCCTTGCCCTGCGGATCGAGCACCGTTTTTTTCAGGCCAACTTGTACCCAGGCGGTCATTCCAGATCCCCTACTCAGGCTAACATGGGGCTGCCATGCCGGGTCTGAAGCTCGCCCTCGTTTGGGTGGGGAAGACGAAATCGCCGCTGACGCGCGCCGCAACCGAGGAGGCGCTGGGCCGTTTGGCGGCATTTTCCCGGTTTGCTACGCTGCGCACGGAAGAATTGGCGGGCCGCGAGCCGGAGCGGCAGCTTTTGCGCCGGACAGAAGGCACCCGGCTTTGGCTGCTCGACCCGGCCGGCCGCGCCTTCACATCGCCTCAGTTCGCCGCGTTTCTGGAGCGCGAAGCCACGGCGCACGCCGGCCAGGAGGTCGTCTTTGCGGTAGGCGGTGCCGACGGCTTCTCTGCCGCGGTCACGCACGCAGCCGCCGGCCGTGTATCGCTTTCGCCGCTGACGCTCTCGCACGAGCTGGCCCGGCTGGTGGCGCTGGAGCAGATCTATCGCGCCTGCGCCATTCTGACGCACCACCCCTACCCCCACTGACCGGTGGCGCTATTCGGCCTGTAGCTTCTGGACTTCGGCCAGTGCCTTGGCGACGTGCTGGGCGGCGCTGATGTGATCGGCCTGACTCGAGTAGACGGCGACGATGCGGCCGGCCTTATTAATGACGAAAGTGGTGCGCTCGATGAAGGGGTGGCCGATGTCCACGCCACGCACGTCCTTCATGCCGGGCCGACCCGCAAAGGTCTTTAAGCCATATTCTTTGGCGATTTTGAGGCCGGCATCCGAGGCCACGGCAAACTGCTTGGCGCAGTACTTGGGGTCAACGGAAAAGGCGTTCAAACGCTGGATGCTGTCGGCTGAAACGCCAATGACGGTGGCGCCCACGGCGGTGAATTTGGCCTTTTCGGTGGCGAAGGTGTGGGCTTCAATGTCGCAGCCCTGGGTGAAGGCAGAAGGGAAGAAATAAACCACCACCGGCCCTTTCGCCAGCGCCTGGCGCAGCGAGAAGGTGAAGTCCTTGCCCGCGAGGCTCGCCTGAGCGGTAAACTTCGGCGCCTGCTCGCCCGGCTTCAAGGCCGCAAACGCTCCCACCGTCAGCGCGGCCGTAATCATTGCCCCCATAAATGCACGCTGCCATTTTCCGTTCATACCAAATCCTCCTAGGCTAACTCCTTGATCTTAGGCTACTTCCGTCTTCGATTCCCGGCTGCGGCGCCGGATGCACAATCTTGGACCGGAAGACCGGAAGAGTTGTTGAAAATAGAAGCATGGCTTTCGATCCACAGCCCACGCTCACCGGGACCTTAGTGCAACTGCGGCCGCTGCGGCCGGACGACTTTGAGGCGCTGTACGCCGCCGCGAGCGACCCCCTCATTTGGGAGCAGCACCCCGAGTCCATCCGCTACACGCGGCCGGTGTTTCAGAAATACTTCGACGGCGCTCTCGCCTCCGGCGGCGCCTTCGTAGTGATCGATCGTGCGAACGGCCACATCATCGGCAGCACGCGTTACTACGAGTACAAGCCAGGCCCGCCCAGCCAAATTGAAATTGGCTACACGTTTTTGCAGCGCGCCTACTGGGGCGGCCGCTACAACGGCGAAATGAAACGGCTGCTGGTCGCCCACGCTCTGCAGTCGCTCGACCGCGTTGTCTTCCGCGCCGGCGAAAACAACCAGCGCTCGCGCCATGCCCTGGAAAAAATTGGCGCCCGCCTCGTCGGCCCCGTTGACCGCCCCGCGCAGGACGGCAGCGTGAATCTGCTCTACGAAATCACCCGCGGCACGGTGGCATCATAAGGCTGTGGACCGCGTGGGTTTGTGTCGCTGACCAGCTCGGCATTCGGCGCGCGCCCTATCGTCGGATCCTTTGCCTCTGTCTGCGCTGCTGCTTGACGGGCTGGTCAGCCACGGGAACTCCCGCCGACAATACTCCTCGAAGGTGGGCGGTGCCGATGGGGCGGTAGCGGATGCAGGTTCCCGGTCTTGCCTGTCGATCACGAATTTGAGGATGCGCTGTACGCACCACACGCAGATACGCACTGACAACACTGCCGCGCCCAGAATGACCGCCGCGGTGATGGCGCTACCCGTGATCTGAATAATCGCAAGCGCGACCAAGACGGCCAAGATAATCCCAAGCATGCAGCGACTCTACGACGCGGCGGGCCACCGGGCTAGCCCCCCTTCGCGGTAGCGGCTTCCCGTTTCGGGCACGCGGCAGTGAGCCTGTCGCTACTGTTGCCGCGCGACCGGCAGGTCGATGTAGGTGGCGTGGCCGGGCGCGTGGTAGATGCGCTGGGTGGCTTTGACGTAATCCGCAGGCCTGGCCTTGAAAATATTGGAGACGAAGGTCTGCGGGTCGCGGTCGTAGAGCGGGAACCAGCTCGACTGAATCTGCACCATGATGCGATGGCCGGGCAGGAAGACGTGGTTGGCCACGGGCAGGTTGAACTGGTACAGCAGCGGCTCGTTCGGTGTCAGCGGCGCCGGATGTGACCAGCTCGTGCGGTAGCGACCGCGGAAAATGTCCATGGCCACAGCCAGCTCGTAGCTGCTCATGTCGGGCTCTACGAAATCGCGGTTGGGATAGACGTCAATGAGCTTGACCACCCAGTCGGAATCGGTGCCGCTGGTGGAAGCTACCAGATGAACTTTGGGAATGCCGCTGACGCGCACGGCATGGGTGAGCACCGGGGTTTCATAAATCTCGACGTCGGGGCGGCCGGAGACCAAACGCTGATCGCCCACCAGCCACTCGTGCCAGGTGGCTGATTGTGCCGCCGGCACCGGACGCGGCCGGTACGGCACCGGGTTGGCAGGATCGGAGACGTACTGGTTGTAGGCCTTGCCGCTGGCCGCCGGCTTCTCGAAACCGAGGCCGTGGTCCGCCTGCAAATAGAGCGGCTGGTACTGAATGCTGCAATCGCCGCCGCAGGCGGGCCAGCTTGCGAGCTGCTCCCAGCGATTGGCGCCCGTTACGTACGCATTCACGTGCGCCAGATGCGCATCGGGGCCATCGGCATTGAGGTGCTGCGCCAGAAAGGGCAGCAGGATGTGTTCGGTGAAATAGGCCGAGGTGTCCGAGCCGAACTGAATCGCGCCCAGGTGCGTGCCGCCGCGCGCTTCCTGACCGTGATACCACGGCCCCATGGCCAAATACAAGTTGGGGCGGTCGGAGGGAATCGCGTCGAGCGCGCGATAGATGGCGAGACCGCCGTAAATGTCTTCCTGGTCCCACTCGCCGGCGACCAGCAGCGTGGGTACGGTCAGCGGCTCCTGGGCCAGAATCCTGTCGACCGCCTGTCCCTGCCAGAACGCGTCGTACGACGGGTGCTCGACCAGCTTGCGCCAGAAGCCCACTTGCTGCATGCCGTGCTCCTCGGCGACTGTGCTGGCGTTACCCGCCTTCAACCACATGGTGTAGTCGTCGGTGTAGTTCTGCCACCATTTATGAACGCCGCCGCGCGAGGAGTCCTGCTGATAAATGTAGGGAAGAAACTGTTCGCGAAACGCGCCGTAGTGAAACCAGTCATCGCCGCGCCAGCCATCGACCATCGGATTTTCCGGAATCGCCGCCGCCAGATGCGGATTGGGATGTACTAGCGACATCGCCGCCTCGAAGCCGTCGTAGGAAATGCCGATGGTGGCGACCCGGCCGTTGCTTTCGGGCACGTTCTTGACCAGCCAGGAGATGGTATCCGAGCAGTCGGTGGCATCGGAAACGGGCGTCGGGTTCAACGGCCCGAGCACATAACGGTTCATGATGTAGTCGCCCTCGGAGCCGTACTTGCCGCGCACATCCTGAATGACGCGGATGTAGCCCGCGCGCAGGATGGGATCGTTGGCCGCAGAGCGCAGCCGGCCGTCGGCGTTGTAGGGCGTGCGGGTGAGCACGATGCCGGCATGGGTGACACCCTTGGGAATAAGGATGACGGTGTTGAGCTTAGTGCCGTCGCGCATGGGCACTGCGGCGATGCGCACGGTGTAGGGCTGCGGCTGCTGCGGTGGAAGGAAGTCCGCTGGGAACTCCGACGGCAGCACCGGGTACTGCGAATGTTGCGGGGCTTGCGCGACCGCGGCGGCGACGCAAAGCGTCGCAACGAGCAGAACCGTTGCGTGGCGGGTGTAGGCGCGTGGGGTAGCCATAACGCGCCCATTGTAATCGCTAAGTTCCGGGAATGCGACGGA is part of the Acidobacteriota bacterium genome and harbors:
- a CDS encoding DUF3175 domain-containing protein; translated protein: MPPWAARSPADSGQQPKCLAPSNDPSRASSAARPRGPQGGITVAKPQKRKYWSQEVTRNSNALDLEPGVFKLNTPRAIAASLQRSALASSRRKGTPLQSAMSMLNFYINRAGRNLPVSRQRILQAAKPELRRQFGRAA
- a CDS encoding phosphoketolase family protein, translated to MFRFDPQLSSAVTGPLSPEALAALDHYWRAANYLTVGQIYLQDNPLLREPLWPEHIKPRLLGHWGTSPGLNLIYAHLNRLIRKRELDAIYLAGPGHGGPALLANVYLEGTYSEIYPAIARDTAGMLRLFRQFSTPGGVPSHVSVPTPGSIHEGGELGYVLAHAFGAVLDNPDLLAVAVVGDGESETGPLAGSWKSVDFLDPARDGAVLPILHLNGYKIASPTISGRTPDARLFALFAGYGYEPLLVAGDEPEPVHQRLAAALDYAADRLAALRRGELHGAQRRWPMILLRTPKGWTGPKEWNGVPIEGTFRAHQVPLKDVRSNPAQLAALETWMRSYKPEELFDGKGAPQPAITAWAPQGDRRMGANPHANGGKLLHALQLPDWHAQALPVPQPAREHHESTRQLGRWLRELVRANTTNFLLTCPDELASNRLDDVLTATGRRWALTRLPFDDHLDAEGRVFEVLSEHLCEGWLEGYLLTGRHGLFATYEAFAMIAASMLVQHTKWLEASLALPWRAPVAPLNLLLTSTCWRQDHNGFSHQGPGLIDVLLSKRGTVARIYFPPDANSLLALAQRCFTERNTVNLLVIDKQPQLQWLDAAAAEAHAAAGASAWDWASTPEAEQVDVVLAACGDVPTLETVAAAWWLRHYAPELRLRVVNICDLMCLFTPDVHPHGLSEERFAELFTASKHVIFAFHGYQRAVHSVLHGRPHADRFHVRGFVEQGTTTTPFDMVALNHMSRFDLAAEALRRAYPEGARRDALVRQCEQAIRDAVAYAGIHFEDAPEIRNWTWTEPVPLSGAPELAA
- a CDS encoding FAD-dependent oxidoreductase: MFGVIVVGAGAAGLAAFQKLREAGCDALLLEARERVGGRIWTIKPHGWPAPVELGAEFIHGGVTEPEAAATAEGQDWSVVDGELVPVGQLAEGADEVSKRLEAARGPDQSFAEFLNDHCRDLPEEARTRALAFIEGYEAADPARISVTSLQREFAADGEWGQPRRPRGGYSQWLGRLHAAGEIQLASPVRRIAWGPGSVVVATPAQEIAARAAIITLPLSILQRNEVTFVPPLTSKRAALEALAMGGAVRAVLRLESRIWRDIRGATGGSLADLRFLFGGPGAFPTWWKDPHAEQITGWAGGPHAAALAGMTQTEIGARALDSLAGLLRVSRRFLDRNLIEVHTHDWQADPWSRGAYSYACVGGADAHAALAQPLSQSLFFAGEATDNSGHHATVGGAVASGQRAAAEVLGAI
- a CDS encoding M20/M25/M40 family metallo-hydrolase — its product is MRLSPTADRWAAAGCLIALVLVAALQILLQAPPRPETADAPAREFSAARTLALLQSWDRAPHSLGTAAHDAVRDGILAQLRDLGLQGTVHAGTSYLPLQGPHFDAGYVENITAVLPGTEPAGKAVMLVAHYDSVPRGPGAGDDGANVAAMLETLRALRAGSPLRHDVIALFSDGEEAGMLGAARFVAHDPLRPRVGVVVNFEGRGNAGPSYMFETSRGNSWLVHEFAAAHTGANASSLMYAIYQRLPNDTDLSVFKHAGLAGLNFAYTGGFDYYHSPLDSPANLSLRTLQNQGHAMLAMARTLGNADLNHPRGHDRAYFAPVGHALVTYSFNQMNAFALLAILLFIAACIVGITRKAVSGGSLLAGAGIGLLVLLACAVSGAGVWTLLQWLHPGWRWIPQGQPYRPVLLGLAILAWALLVASVIYNVFGRRVRAAGLGLGALLWLLVSAVALAEALPGGAFGFLWPLLALLAAWIVIFFAPGAGERAAFRQGGLLGLGALPLALLLAPLTWMFLMLLPWAQAGAGLAVFALVLIALSPYLVRLGWKLTAAALALCMGLGVAGLARNGLAAQRAQPDSIVYREHWKGTQATARWVSYDPAPDTFTAQFLGARPARDGRMLTASAPALPLPPPTAQIESDTAAHGFRTLWLHFASLRGAETLSVELQPGMIPLGAVLNGEAVRLDPPSKRYPADGIVWGFAYHGLTPAGIDLVLTLRAGQRFRLTLTDALFGLPPVPGMDPKPRAAWQTSAPFERTDESIVSADYRF